A genomic segment from Anabas testudineus chromosome 6, fAnaTes1.2, whole genome shotgun sequence encodes:
- the LOC113166186 gene encoding charged multivesicular body protein 4b-like isoform X2 gives MSLYVKIFSGGEKVGMKHCHEDGTEKLPEGEELLLSKEEFLKKKIDQELLFAKKNCRTNRRVALQALRRKKWYEKHLKYIDCAVKAVRSAHEHIDIVNKVNDLFKDITEEQDVAQDVSDTFYTSVGFAVEFDEEELLAELERLEKNMDDTLFEDRIEEIVPCLQVSSTASPSHPAKTEEDEVEDELDYLRRWANETL, from the exons ATGTCTTTGTATGTAAAGATATTCAGTGGAGGAGAAAAGGTGGGAATGAAGCACTGTCATGAAGACGGCACTGAGAAACTTCCAGAGGGAGAAGAGTTGCTGCTGAGTAAGGAAGAGTTTCTGAAGAAAAAGATTGACCAGGAACTTCTGTTTGCCAAGAAAAATTGTAGAACAAACAGAAGAG TGGCCCTGCAGGCGCTGAGAAGAAAGAAGTGGTATGAGAAACACCTCAAGTACATTGACTGTGCAGTGAAGGCTGTGCGGTCGGCCCATGAACACAT aGATATTGTCAACAAGGTGAATGATCTTTTCAAAGACATTACAGAGGAGCAGGATGTGGCTCAAGACGTGTCGGACACCTTTTACACATCTGTGGGCTTTGCAGTGGAATTTGACGAG GAAGAGCTGCTGGCAGAGCTGGAGAGGCTGGAGAAAAACATGGACGACACCCTCTTTGAGGACAGAATTGAGGAGATAGTCCCTTGTCTCCAAGTGTCATCCACTGCATCACCTTCCCATCCTG CcaagacagaggaagatgaggtTGAGGATGAGTTAGATTACCTGCGGCGCTGGGCTAACGAAACCTTGTAA
- the LOC113166186 gene encoding charged multivesicular body protein 4b-like isoform X1: MSLYVKIFSGGEKVGMKHCHEDGTEKLPEGEELLLSKEEFLKKKIDQELLFAKKNCRTNRRVALQALRRKKWYEKHLKYIDCAVKAVRSAHEHILLTAAAAFRDIVNKVNDLFKDITEEQDVAQDVSDTFYTSVGFAVEFDEEELLAELERLEKNMDDTLFEDRIEEIVPCLQVSSTASPSHPAKTEEDEVEDELDYLRRWANETL; the protein is encoded by the exons ATGTCTTTGTATGTAAAGATATTCAGTGGAGGAGAAAAGGTGGGAATGAAGCACTGTCATGAAGACGGCACTGAGAAACTTCCAGAGGGAGAAGAGTTGCTGCTGAGTAAGGAAGAGTTTCTGAAGAAAAAGATTGACCAGGAACTTCTGTTTGCCAAGAAAAATTGTAGAACAAACAGAAGAG TGGCCCTGCAGGCGCTGAGAAGAAAGAAGTGGTATGAGAAACACCTCAAGTACATTGACTGTGCAGTGAAGGCTGTGCGGTCGGCCCATGAACACAT TTTactaacagctgctgctgctttcagaGATATTGTCAACAAGGTGAATGATCTTTTCAAAGACATTACAGAGGAGCAGGATGTGGCTCAAGACGTGTCGGACACCTTTTACACATCTGTGGGCTTTGCAGTGGAATTTGACGAG GAAGAGCTGCTGGCAGAGCTGGAGAGGCTGGAGAAAAACATGGACGACACCCTCTTTGAGGACAGAATTGAGGAGATAGTCCCTTGTCTCCAAGTGTCATCCACTGCATCACCTTCCCATCCTG CcaagacagaggaagatgaggtTGAGGATGAGTTAGATTACCTGCGGCGCTGGGCTAACGAAACCTTGTAA
- the cdk10 gene encoding cyclin-dependent kinase 10 yields METVGEDEPDPIKLKSIKNNKTFTVPQNDRFGSCRSVREFEKLNRIGEGTYGIVYRARDTKSDEIVALKKVRMDKEKDGIPISSLREITLLLRLRHPNIVELKEVVVGSQLESLFLVMCYCEQDLASLLENMQTPFSEAQVKCIVLQLLRGLEYLHHNFIIHRDLKVSNLLMTDKGCVKIADFGLARMYGIPQQPMTPRVVTLWYRAPELLLGTKTQTTALDMWAVGCILAELLAHKPLLPGTSEIQQVDLIVQLLGTPNENIWPGFSQLPLIGQYSLRKQPYNNLKNKFTWLSDAGHRLLNLLFMYNPQRRATAKDCLESSYFKEKPLPCEPELMPTFPHHRNKRAAAAASLAESHSKRSKV; encoded by the exons ATGGAGACCGTAGGAGAAGACGAACCAGACCCCATAAAGCTGAAGTCCataaagaacaataaaacattcacagtgccTCAAAACGACAGG TTCGGAAGCTGCAGAAGTGTGAGAGAGTTTGAGAAACTCAACCGAATAGGTGAAGGAACTTACGGCATTGTGT ACCGAGCCCGTGACACCAAGTCAGATGAAATTGTAGCATTGAAGAAGGTCCGGATGGACAAAGAAAAAGATG GAATCCCCATCAGCAGCCTCAGAGAGATCACCCTGCTGCTGAGGCTGAGACATCCCAACATAGTGGAACTCAAAGAAGTGGTTGTAGGCAGTCAGCTGGAAAG CCTGTTCCTGGTGATGTGTTACTGTGAGCAGGATCTGGCCAGTCTACTGGAAAACATGCAGACTCCATTCTCTGAGGCTCAG GTGAAGTGTATCGTCCTTCAGTTGCTCAGAGGCCTGGAGTATCTCCACCACAACTTCATCATACACAG GGACCTGAAGGTGTCTAATCTGCTGATGACAGACAAAGGCTGTGTTAAGATCG CTGATTTTGGGTTGGCCAGGATGTACGGCATCCCCCAGCAGCCCATGACCCCCAGAGTGGTTACACTGTG GTACAGAGCCCCGGAGCTCCTCCTAGGGACCAAGACCCAGACTACAGCTCTGGACATGTG GGCGGTCGGCTGCATCCTGGCCGAGCTGCTGGCTCACAAACCTCTGCTGCCGGGAACCTCTGAGATCCAGCAGGTCGACCTTATAGTGCAGCTGCTGGGAACACCCAACGAAAACATCTGGCCG gGATTCTCTCAGCTACCCCTCATCGGTCAATACAGTCTGAGGAAACAGCCGTACAACAACCTGAAGAATAAATTCACCTGGCTGTCTGACGCTGGACACAGACTGCTCAACCTGCTCTTCATGTATAACCCTCAGCGCAG AGCTACTGCCAAAGATTGTCTGGAGAGCTCCTACTTCAAAGAGAAACCCCTAC CGTGTGAACCAGAGCTGATGCCGACCTTTCCCCACCATCGCAACAaacgtgctgctgctgccgcctcTCTGGCAGAGAGCCACTCGAAACGGAGCAAAGTGTGA
- the vps4a gene encoding vacuolar protein sorting-associated protein 4A → MTTSTLQKAIDLVTKATEEDKAKNYDEALRLYQHAVEYFLHAIKYEAHSDKAKESIRAKCMQYLDRAEKLKDYLKNKDKQGKKPVKEAQSNDKSDSDSEGENPEKKKLQEQLMGAIVMEKPNVRWNDVAGLEGAKEALKEAVILPIKFPHLFTGKRTPWRGILLFGPPGTGKSYLAKAVATEANNSTFFSVSSSDLMSKWLGESEKLVKNLFDLARQHKPSIIFIDEVDSLCGSRNENESEAARRIKTEFLVQMQGVGNNNDGILVLGATNIPWVLDAAIRRRFEKRIYIPLPEEPARAQMFRLHLGNTPHSLSEADLRQLARKTDGYSGADISIIVRDALMQPVRKVQSATHFKKVRGPSRSNNQVMVDDLLTPCSPGDPAAIEMTWMDVPSDKLLEPIVCMSDMLRSLSTTRPTVNTEDLLKVKKFTEDFGMEG, encoded by the exons ATGACAACTTCAACATTACAG AAAGCGATTGATCTTGTGACCAAAGCAACAGAAGAAGACAAGGCAAAGAATTATGACGAGGCCTTGCGCCTGTATCAACATGCTGTGGAGTATTTCCTACATGCCATCAAAT ATGAAGCCCACAGCGACAAGGCAAAGGAGAGCATACGAGCAAAGTGTATGCAGTACctggacagagcagagaaactTAAAGACTACTTGaagaataaagacaaacaggGCAAGAAGCCTGTAAAGGAAGCACAGAGCAATGACAA AAGTGACAGCGACAGTGAAGGTGAAAacccagagaagaagaaactgcaGGAGCAGCTTATGG gtgctATTGTGATGGAGAAGCCAAATGTCCGGTGGAATGATGTGGCTGGACTGGAAGGAGCCAAGGAAGCCCTGAAGGAAGCCGTCATTTTGCCCATCAAATTTCCTCATCTATTTACAG GCAAGCGGACTCCGTGGAGAGGCATCCTGCTGTTTGGTCCTCCAGGGACGGGAAAATCATACCTTGCCAAAGCCGTGGCCACTGAGGCCAACAACTCCaccttcttctctgtctcctcctcagaCCTCATGTCCAAGTGGCTGGGAGAGAGTGAAAA GCTCGTAAAGAACCTGTTTGACCTGGCTCGCCAGCACAAGCCCTCGATCATCTTCATTGACGAGGTGGACTCACTGTGTGGCTCCAGGAATGAGAACGAGAGCGAGGCTGCCCGCCGCATCAAGACCGAGTTCCTGGTCCAGATGCAGG GTGTAGGAAACAACAACGATGGGATTCTGGTGCTGGGAGCCACCAACATCCCCTGGGTACTAGATGCTGCCATCCGCAGAAG ATTTGAGAAGCGTATCTACATCCCTCTGCCAGAGGAGCCAGCTCGGGCTCAGATGTTCCGTCTTCATCTGGGCAACACACCACACAGCCTGAGTGAGGCCGACCTGCGGCAGCTTGCCCGCAAAACAGACGGCTACTCTGGAGCCGACATCAGCATCATCGTCCGGGACGCTCTCATGCAGCCTGTTAGGAAGGTCCAGTCGGCCACACACTTCAAAAAG GTTCGAGGTCCATCGCGAAGCAACAACCAGGTGATGGTGGACGACCTCTTAACTCCTTGTTCCCCTGGCGACCCTGCAGCCATAGAGATGACCTGGATGGATGTGCCTAGTGATAAGCTACTGGAGCCCATAGTCTGCatg TCGGACATGCTGCGCTCTCTATCCACCACCCGTCCCACAGTTAACACTGAAGACCTGCTGAAGGTCAAGAAGTTCACAGAAGACTTTGGGATGGAGGgctga